In Desulfobaculum bizertense DSM 18034, the following are encoded in one genomic region:
- a CDS encoding DUF6694 family lipoprotein has translation MKKLLAALLCTLALVGCFGGPTIDGSSKENFEKSTDAIMETLDADQRAEFSKALKIVAFSSIDFGKVFQGALDGKMPSETMLYKELDGLNAQEVIEKAQQIMDSKKQK, from the coding sequence TTGAAAAAACTTCTCGCAGCACTGCTTTGCACTCTCGCCCTCGTCGGCTGTTTCGGCGGTCCCACAATTGATGGCTCTTCAAAAGAAAACTTTGAGAAGTCTACCGACGCCATCATGGAAACCCTCGACGCCGATCAGCGCGCTGAATTCTCCAAGGCACTCAAGATCGTCGCCTTCAGCTCTATCGACTTCGGTAAAGTCTTTCAGGGCGCACTCGATGGGAAAATGCCAAGCGAAACCATGCTCTACAAAGAACTCGACGGTCTTAACGCCCAGGAAGTTATCGAAAAAGCTCAGCAGATTATGGACTCAAAAAAACAGAAATAG